In the Candidatus Eisenbacteria bacterium genome, one interval contains:
- the ruvX gene encoding Holliday junction resolvase RuvX, protein GSEGPRAQATRAFARNLQPLLGLPIVFWDERLSTAAVTRALLEADASRARRGAVVDKMAAAYILQGVLDRLRPLSPEQ, encoded by the coding sequence GGCTCGGAGGGACCGCGCGCGCAGGCGACGCGCGCGTTCGCGCGCAATCTCCAGCCGCTGCTCGGCCTGCCGATCGTGTTCTGGGACGAGCGCCTGTCGACTGCCGCCGTCACCCGAGCCTTGCTCGAGGCGGATGCGTCCCGGGCGCGACGCGGCGCCGTCGTCGACAAGATGGCGGCAGCCTACATCCTGCAAGGCGTCCTCGACCGGCTGCGGCCGTTGTCGCCAGAGCAATGA